In Wenyingzhuangia fucanilytica, the following are encoded in one genomic region:
- a CDS encoding SusC/RagA family TonB-linked outer membrane protein has product MKINKLYRLFTLFCLTLFCFCDFAIAQTTGSSANATVVDEQGNPIRNVNIFGPNGVQTITDDNGNFEVDLPYEQSVVIQKEGFESELLKVIDLTGKIVLEKSPFLASEDDEIKMGVTTKDRRDIVGSVASINTKDRVVYDNTQWVRDYINGLMLGVKGSANVRGLGNALFVIDGVIGRNPNILNMQEVEQITVLKDANSVALYGSQGRNGVIIINTKRGKINQKQVNVNVLSGVRMPISLPNYLGSVDYMELYNEARRNDGLTDFYAPTLIEEFKNSTNKYRYPDTDFYSDEYLRPFVNTANIVADFSGGDEKTQYYVNMGWNHDQSLVKINPDANVGTNRFNVRGNIDFKINDWITSSLDGVAILSNTKSALSNLLNSGTSFKPNSYAPLLPVSMIDATGNPALAAQLKGAGIFDGMLLGGSQQFQNNTPIANIIGGGYQKSVFRSTQFNNSVNFDLDMITEGLSAKTYLSFDFYDAYNISVRNDYAVYEPTWQDDKIIGLTPFGGPDKKDLTENISTNDFVSRLGFYGLVNYKRTFNKKHSFNSTFLGYFNSQKENNTIQSDINSHLGFQLAYDYKKKMFVDFSAAYVNSIKLPDGNRTALSPTLGLAYALSEEQFFKNIDFVDYLKIKASAGIINSDLGIDSYYLYGENFSDGSAFNWADGQSTNRRQNVSQGANPNLGYEQRVDLNVGFESYLMKSIWLEFNYFKSDLDKQVTFLNSKYPSFYNTFKPYDNYNKNTYSGFELGLNYNKNINDFSVNLGANILYNKAEITKRDEINEYAYQNRVGTATTAIVGLVDQGFYSENDFDVAGNGDLSLKSNFPVPAFGSVQPGDIKYKDQNGDNIIDNNDRVVIGMGNSPWSYGLNLNLKYKRLNLFVLGTGQIGGEAMKSNNYYKVNGNDKYSEVVLGRWTPQTANTATYPRLSSGSNQNNFQNSTFWMYDNSFFKINRAQLTYEFNEKVCSDLGMKDFSINVSGTNLFEIAENRDVRQLSIGGSPLYRTFTLGLRTSF; this is encoded by the coding sequence ATGAAAATAAATAAATTATATAGGCTATTTACACTATTCTGCCTAACACTATTTTGCTTTTGCGATTTTGCAATAGCTCAAACAACGGGCTCTAGTGCAAATGCAACTGTGGTTGATGAGCAAGGAAATCCTATTAGGAATGTAAATATTTTTGGGCCTAATGGAGTACAAACTATTACAGATGATAATGGAAATTTTGAAGTTGATTTACCTTATGAACAATCAGTAGTTATACAAAAAGAGGGGTTTGAATCAGAACTACTTAAAGTTATTGATTTAACAGGTAAGATTGTCTTAGAAAAATCACCTTTTTTAGCTTCTGAAGATGACGAAATAAAAATGGGAGTTACAACTAAAGACAGACGAGATATTGTAGGTTCTGTTGCTTCTATTAACACAAAAGATCGTGTTGTTTACGACAACACCCAGTGGGTAAGAGATTATATTAACGGTTTAATGTTAGGTGTTAAAGGTTCTGCAAATGTTAGAGGATTAGGTAATGCACTTTTTGTTATTGATGGTGTTATTGGTCGTAATCCCAATATTTTAAATATGCAAGAAGTTGAGCAGATAACAGTACTTAAAGATGCAAATTCGGTTGCTTTATATGGAAGTCAAGGAAGAAATGGGGTAATTATTATCAATACCAAAAGAGGAAAAATAAATCAAAAACAGGTTAATGTAAATGTACTTTCAGGAGTTAGAATGCCAATTTCATTACCTAATTATTTAGGATCTGTTGATTATATGGAACTTTATAATGAGGCTAGAAGAAATGATGGTTTAACAGATTTTTATGCTCCAACTCTTATTGAAGAGTTTAAAAATAGCACAAACAAATATCGTTACCCTGATACAGATTTTTATTCAGATGAGTATTTACGTCCATTTGTTAATACTGCAAATATTGTTGCAGATTTTTCTGGAGGAGATGAAAAAACACAGTATTATGTAAATATGGGGTGGAATCATGACCAATCTTTGGTTAAAATAAATCCAGATGCAAATGTAGGAACTAATAGATTTAATGTAAGGGGAAATATAGATTTTAAAATAAATGATTGGATTACAAGTTCTCTTGATGGTGTTGCTATTTTGAGTAATACAAAAAGTGCTTTATCAAATTTATTAAATAGCGGTACTAGTTTTAAGCCTAATAGTTATGCTCCTTTATTACCTGTTTCTATGATAGATGCAACTGGGAATCCAGCATTGGCTGCTCAATTAAAAGGAGCTGGAATATTTGACGGAATGTTATTAGGAGGATCTCAGCAGTTTCAAAATAATACTCCAATAGCAAATATTATTGGAGGTGGATATCAAAAATCAGTTTTTCGTTCTACACAGTTTAACAATTCTGTAAATTTTGATTTAGATATGATTACCGAAGGGTTGTCTGCTAAGACTTACCTAAGTTTTGATTTTTATGATGCTTATAACATATCTGTAAGAAATGACTATGCTGTTTATGAGCCTACCTGGCAAGATGATAAAATTATTGGTTTAACACCGTTCGGTGGGCCAGATAAAAAGGACTTAACAGAAAATATTAGTACAAATGATTTTGTTTCTAGGTTAGGTTTTTACGGGTTGGTAAACTATAAAAGAACATTTAACAAAAAGCATTCATTCAACAGTACCTTCTTAGGTTACTTTAATTCGCAAAAAGAAAATAATACGATTCAATCAGATATCAACTCACATTTAGGGTTCCAATTAGCTTATGATTATAAGAAAAAAATGTTTGTTGATTTTAGTGCTGCATATGTTAACTCTATTAAATTACCAGATGGAAATAGAACAGCACTTTCACCAACGTTAGGATTGGCATATGCACTTAGTGAAGAACAATTTTTTAAAAATATAGATTTTGTTGACTACTTAAAGATTAAAGCATCGGCGGGAATTATTAATTCAGATTTAGGAATAGATAGTTATTATTTATATGGCGAAAACTTTTCTGATGGTTCTGCATTTAACTGGGCTGATGGACAAAGTACTAATAGAAGACAAAATGTTTCTCAGGGAGCAAATCCAAACTTAGGTTATGAACAACGTGTAGATTTAAATGTTGGTTTTGAGAGTTATTTAATGAAATCAATTTGGTTAGAGTTTAATTACTTTAAATCAGATTTAGACAAACAAGTAACTTTTTTAAATAGTAAATATCCTTCTTTTTATAACACTTTTAAACCTTATGATAATTATAATAAGAATACCTATAGTGGTTTTGAGTTAGGTTTGAATTATAATAAAAATATTAATGACTTTAGCGTTAATCTAGGAGCTAACATTCTTTATAATAAAGCTGAAATAACTAAAAGAGATGAAATAAATGAGTATGCTTACCAAAATAGAGTAGGTACAGCTACTACAGCAATTGTAGGTTTAGTTGATCAAGGTTTTTATTCAGAAAATGATTTTGATGTAGCTGGTAATGGTGATTTATCTTTAAAAAGTAATTTCCCTGTTCCTGCTTTTGGATCAGTTCAACCTGGAGATATAAAATATAAGGATCAAAATGGTGATAATATTATCGATAATAACGATAGAGTTGTTATTGGTATGGGGAATAGCCCTTGGTCTTATGGATTAAATCTTAACCTAAAATATAAAAGACTTAATTTATTTGTGTTAGGAACAGGTCAGATTGGAGGTGAAGCAATGAAGTCTAATAATTACTATAAGGTAAATGGTAATGATAAATATTCTGAAGTTGTTTTAGGGCGTTGGACTCCTCAAACAGCAAATACCGCTACTTATCCAAGATTGTCTTCTGGATCAAATCAAAATAACTTTCAAAATTCAACTTTTTGGATGTATGACAATAGTTTCTTTAAAATCAACCGAGCTCAGTTAACTTATGAATTTAATGAGAAAGTATGTAGTGATTTAGGAATGAAAGATTTTAGTATTAACGTTTCGGGGACTAATCTTTTTGAAATTGCTGAAAATAGAGATGTTCGTCAGTTAAGTATTGGAGGAAGTCCTCTATACAGAACCTTCACGTTAGGTTTAAGAACATCATTTTAA
- a CDS encoding RagB/SusD family nutrient uptake outer membrane protein codes for MKNLIKYMLVVSVFTGVISCEKLEPIDENRLDYDYVSTDPESAEGILLQGYAGLEDQYSFSETATDDAVNNKLNNGYKRMALGELSALYNPASSWNSFEKVFYVNRFIEIVDAGTVQWNRDAEINELFNKRLKGEALALRALHHFYVLQAHAGEAASGQLLGIPYFTEFIKADGNFNIPRLTLKESVNAIMKDFDDALALLPTDYSDNLADVDPWYSSVDFGKYKVVNGSQYNLRISGRIVKALKARLALYVASPSFFNGQEGYYNIAADVSSELLNSIGGVAGLAADGLEFYASDNDLSGDELLWRSSVGGSNSTYEKRMFPPSVNGTGEVNPTHNLVMSFPMKNGFPATVTNGFDPQDPYTNRDPRLEKYIVVNGSSFGGGVINTGYGGKIDRLDSISEFSTTTGYYLKKLLRPDVRINNDGTTSDQKHVNVYFRYTELFLILAEAANEIGGPDHQVNGISARDVIAAIRNRAGITQPDVYLTTITTQSAMRDLIRNERRIELSFEGHRFWDLRRWGTSLNETAKGYFNDGSNYVELPSVEIRNYPSHAVYMPIPNSETLKFPEIQQNKGW; via the coding sequence ATGAAAAATTTAATAAAATATATGTTAGTTGTTTCAGTTTTTACAGGAGTAATTTCCTGTGAAAAACTGGAACCTATTGATGAAAATAGGCTGGATTATGACTATGTTAGTACCGATCCAGAATCTGCAGAAGGAATATTACTACAGGGATATGCTGGTTTAGAAGATCAATATTCTTTTTCAGAAACTGCAACAGATGATGCTGTTAATAATAAATTGAATAACGGATATAAAAGAATGGCTCTTGGGGAGCTGTCTGCTTTATACAATCCTGCTTCAAGTTGGAATAGTTTTGAAAAAGTATTCTATGTTAATCGATTTATAGAAATTGTTGATGCAGGTACTGTACAATGGAATAGAGATGCAGAAATTAATGAATTATTTAATAAACGTTTAAAAGGAGAAGCTTTAGCGTTAAGAGCTTTACATCACTTTTATGTATTACAGGCTCATGCAGGTGAAGCTGCTTCAGGACAATTATTAGGAATTCCATATTTTACAGAGTTTATAAAAGCTGATGGTAATTTTAATATTCCTCGTTTAACTCTTAAAGAATCTGTTAATGCAATAATGAAAGATTTTGATGATGCTCTTGCTTTGTTACCAACAGATTATTCCGATAATTTAGCAGATGTAGATCCATGGTATTCATCTGTTGATTTTGGAAAATACAAAGTAGTAAACGGTTCTCAATATAATTTAAGAATTTCTGGTAGAATTGTAAAAGCTTTAAAAGCACGTTTGGCGCTGTATGTTGCTAGTCCGTCTTTTTTTAATGGTCAAGAAGGTTATTATAATATTGCTGCTGATGTTTCAAGTGAATTATTAAATAGTATTGGTGGTGTTGCTGGTTTAGCAGCTGATGGTCTAGAGTTTTATGCATCAGATAATGATTTAAGTGGTGATGAATTGTTATGGCGTAGTTCAGTAGGAGGAAGTAATTCAACATATGAGAAAAGAATGTTTCCACCTTCTGTAAATGGTACTGGAGAGGTAAATCCAACTCATAATTTAGTGATGTCTTTTCCAATGAAAAACGGATTTCCAGCAACAGTTACAAATGGTTTCGATCCTCAGGATCCATACACAAATAGAGATCCTCGTTTAGAAAAATATATTGTAGTTAATGGATCTTCTTTTGGAGGAGGAGTTATTAATACAGGTTACGGAGGTAAGATTGATAGACTAGATTCTATTTCTGAATTTTCAACAACCACGGGGTATTACCTAAAGAAATTACTTCGTCCTGATGTGAGAATTAATAATGATGGAACTACATCTGATCAAAAACATGTAAATGTTTATTTTAGATATACGGAATTATTTTTAATATTAGCAGAAGCTGCTAATGAAATTGGAGGGCCAGATCATCAGGTAAACGGAATTTCTGCTCGTGATGTTATTGCTGCCATCCGTAATAGAGCAGGAATAACACAACCAGATGTTTATTTAACAACCATTACAACTCAATCTGCTATGCGAGATCTTATTAGAAATGAACGTCGTATTGAATTAAGTTTTGAAGGACATAGATTTTGGGATCTTAGACGTTGGGGAACATCCTTAAACGAAACAGCAAAAGGTTATTTTAATGATGGTAGTAACTATGTAGAACTGCCTTCTGTTGAAATAAGGAATTATCCAAGTCATGCTGTTTATATGCCAATTCCAAATTCAGAAACACTAAAATTTCCTGAAATACAACAAAATAAAGGTTGGTAA
- a CDS encoding DUF5627 domain-containing protein: protein MKTKLLIIFALAFSIIACENQDIEFEDFGSTSVYFPFQTPIRTLILGEYDLGFNENDNNHRFEIGVTMSGVYENKKDRKVYFELAPELIDTLLIGADTINVQSLPSQYYTIEQTSPVTIPSGSIKGRIPVQLKDAFFDDPLSFASEKDVHYVIPLKITKYEGLDSLLTGVPMVANPVKVKPEDWETAPKDYTLFGIKFMNKYQGMYLRRGADEMTDAGGQKVTTEYRDEYVVRDELVEIMTTGKDNVELSNVVRRGALSSPGNVNIELEFDQNGDCNIVSFDNDPYNVSGSGRFVKDGDEWGGEKRDVIHLEYNYTDTVNNETHKVNDTLVLRNRNVKFEEFVVNLNK, encoded by the coding sequence ATGAAAACAAAATTATTAATAATATTCGCTTTAGCTTTTAGTATAATTGCTTGCGAAAATCAGGATATAGAGTTTGAAGATTTTGGTTCAACCTCAGTTTATTTCCCATTTCAGACTCCTATTAGAACTTTAATTTTAGGAGAGTATGATTTAGGTTTTAATGAAAATGACAATAATCATAGATTTGAAATAGGTGTGACTATGTCTGGAGTCTATGAAAATAAAAAGGATAGAAAAGTGTATTTTGAATTAGCCCCTGAGTTAATAGATACCCTTTTAATTGGAGCAGATACTATAAATGTACAATCATTACCTTCTCAATATTATACTATTGAGCAAACTAGTCCAGTAACAATACCATCAGGTTCAATTAAAGGACGCATTCCGGTACAGCTTAAAGATGCTTTTTTTGATGATCCACTTTCATTTGCGTCAGAAAAAGATGTTCATTATGTAATTCCATTAAAAATCACAAAATATGAAGGGTTAGATTCTCTTTTAACTGGTGTTCCTATGGTTGCAAACCCTGTAAAGGTAAAACCTGAAGATTGGGAAACTGCTCCAAAAGATTACACTCTTTTTGGAATTAAATTTATGAATAAGTATCAAGGAATGTATTTACGAAGAGGTGCTGATGAAATGACCGATGCTGGTGGACAAAAAGTAACGACTGAATATAGAGATGAATATGTAGTAAGAGATGAATTAGTTGAAATCATGACTACTGGAAAAGATAATGTTGAATTGTCTAATGTGGTTCGTAGAGGAGCACTTTCTAGTCCAGGGAATGTGAATATTGAATTAGAATTTGATCAAAATGGAGATTGTAACATAGTTAGTTTTGATAATGATCCATATAATGTATCGGGATCAGGAAGGTTTGTAAAAGATGGTGACGAATGGGGTGGAGAAAAACGTGATGTAATTCACCTTGAGTATAATTATACAGATACAGTTAATAACGAAACTCATAAAGTAAATGATACTTTAGTCTTGAGAAATAGGAATGTTAAATTCGAAGAGTTTGTAGTTAATTTAAATAAATAG
- a CDS encoding DUF1553 domain-containing protein, which yields MEDINWVFQLLGRMHPLLVHFPVGLLVVALFLEILSFRDKKSELRGGIKWMVYLGALSAFFSAVFGWLLRTQENYSGSLVNNHQYTGIATTVLAVITAFVLRNTLNKKNKDLRLYRLMLMITVVVLSIAGHLGANLTHGEDYLTAVLPSKNNRYNDKKSEELLSDLKKTETLSELQLDKLNLEVRGIFAHKCYQCHSENKQKGELILEHKEGVFKGGKSGPSIVAGKPEQSEVYRRITLPAGHKKVMPTKGKLLTANEIALVKLWIQKGAHWSDKEVKVFPEAALALHKPTLPKVEEQNHPVDKLIDKYFDTHQLDWPNVVDDRTFIKRVYMDVIGLLPDPNAIQKFIQDETTNKREELIDFLLNDDKNYTQHWLSFWNDLLRNDYSGTGFITGGRKQITGWLYKSLINNHSYDQMVKELINPVKGSEGFIKGIQWRGVVNASQRTEMQAAQNIGQSLLGANVKCASCHNSFVSNMTLDQAYGFATIFSDSILELNRCDKPIGKMAKPNFLYPELGSVDDKTVKERLVKLSKVMVQRENGRLYRTLTNRFWDRLMGRGIIVPLDEMDNTPWNAELLDWLAADFVDSGSDLKHLLKQILTSKAYQLPVVNYQKIKEVKDNYVFKGPVLRRLSAEQFSDAVSQVISPLYKAVEYNPNGEKINAQRVWHKEMSVNRVVLPEPGKRYFRKSFNLSKIDIRSAKVLISVDHSYQLYLNGKKISEADDWTKVNKLDVSSYLKLGQNTIAIKGENEGTIGNPAGVLFSMQIIFQSGEKLYINSDESWKSTDQLPNKTWVTNQFDDKSWNLVKNYGTQNWGHLINFTFKNKEGTFARASLVKQHPFMKALGRPSREIVTTSREEQATLLQALELTNGAFFNRTLEVGAQEWIDNYGHNSKKIIEELYLRALGRNPTKEEKNMLMNALGDHPQKEQLQDVFWAILMSPEFQFIY from the coding sequence ATGGAGGATATAAATTGGGTTTTTCAATTATTAGGCCGTATGCATCCTTTATTGGTGCATTTTCCGGTAGGGTTATTAGTTGTTGCTTTATTTCTTGAAATTCTTTCGTTTAGAGATAAAAAAAGTGAATTGCGTGGAGGTATCAAATGGATGGTTTACTTAGGTGCTTTATCTGCTTTTTTTTCTGCAGTTTTTGGTTGGCTACTACGTACCCAAGAAAATTATAGTGGTAGCTTGGTTAATAATCACCAGTATACAGGAATAGCAACAACTGTTTTGGCTGTAATTACTGCTTTTGTTTTAAGAAATACTTTAAATAAAAAAAATAAAGATTTACGTTTATATAGATTGATGCTTATGATAACAGTTGTTGTTTTAAGTATTGCAGGACATTTAGGAGCAAATTTAACCCATGGTGAAGATTATTTAACTGCTGTTTTGCCAAGTAAAAACAATCGTTATAATGATAAAAAATCAGAAGAGTTACTTTCTGATTTAAAAAAAACAGAAACTTTATCCGAATTACAACTAGATAAATTAAATCTAGAAGTCAGGGGGATATTTGCACATAAATGTTATCAATGTCATAGTGAAAACAAACAAAAAGGAGAGCTAATTCTAGAGCATAAGGAAGGTGTTTTTAAAGGAGGTAAGTCTGGTCCATCTATTGTTGCAGGAAAACCAGAACAAAGCGAAGTTTATAGAAGAATTACACTTCCTGCTGGTCATAAAAAAGTAATGCCAACCAAAGGAAAACTATTAACTGCTAACGAAATTGCTTTGGTTAAGCTTTGGATTCAAAAAGGAGCACATTGGTCCGATAAAGAAGTTAAGGTGTTTCCAGAAGCAGCATTGGCACTTCATAAACCTACGTTACCAAAAGTAGAAGAACAAAACCATCCTGTAGATAAATTAATTGATAAATATTTTGATACTCATCAATTAGATTGGCCAAATGTAGTTGATGATAGAACTTTTATAAAACGTGTTTATATGGATGTTATAGGATTGTTACCAGATCCTAATGCTATTCAAAAATTTATACAAGATGAAACTACTAATAAACGTGAAGAGTTAATAGATTTTCTGCTTAATGACGATAAAAACTACACACAACATTGGCTAAGTTTTTGGAATGATTTACTAAGAAATGATTATAGTGGAACTGGATTTATTACTGGAGGAAGAAAACAAATTACAGGTTGGTTATATAAATCTTTAATAAATAATCACTCTTATGATCAAATGGTCAAAGAATTAATAAACCCTGTAAAAGGTTCAGAAGGGTTTATTAAAGGGATTCAATGGCGTGGAGTTGTAAATGCAAGTCAAAGAACAGAAATGCAAGCAGCACAGAACATAGGACAATCTTTGTTAGGAGCAAATGTTAAATGTGCTTCATGTCATAATAGTTTTGTTAGTAATATGACTTTAGATCAGGCTTATGGTTTTGCAACTATTTTTTCAGATTCTATACTTGAATTAAACCGCTGTGATAAACCTATTGGAAAAATGGCAAAACCTAATTTTTTATACCCTGAATTAGGTAGTGTTGATGATAAAACAGTAAAGGAACGCTTGGTAAAATTATCTAAGGTAATGGTGCAAAGAGAAAACGGAAGATTGTATCGTACTTTAACCAATCGTTTTTGGGATCGCTTAATGGGGAGAGGTATTATTGTTCCTCTTGATGAAATGGATAATACTCCTTGGAATGCTGAGTTGTTAGACTGGTTAGCTGCTGATTTTGTAGATTCAGGTTCAGACTTAAAACACTTGTTAAAACAAATTTTAACATCAAAGGCGTACCAACTACCAGTAGTAAATTATCAAAAAATAAAAGAGGTTAAAGATAATTATGTTTTTAAAGGACCTGTTTTAAGACGTTTGAGTGCAGAGCAATTCTCAGATGCCGTAAGTCAGGTTATTTCTCCTCTTTATAAGGCTGTTGAATATAATCCTAATGGCGAAAAAATAAATGCACAACGTGTATGGCATAAAGAAATGAGCGTTAATCGGGTGGTACTTCCTGAACCAGGAAAGAGATATTTCAGAAAAAGTTTTAATCTATCTAAAATAGATATAAGATCTGCTAAAGTTTTAATTTCTGTAGATCATAGTTATCAATTGTACTTAAATGGAAAAAAAATATCTGAAGCTGATGATTGGACTAAAGTAAATAAGTTAGATGTTTCTTCTTATTTAAAATTAGGACAAAATACCATTGCTATTAAAGGTGAAAACGAAGGGACTATAGGAAACCCAGCAGGAGTTTTGTTTTCTATGCAAATTATTTTTCAATCAGGAGAAAAGTTATATATAAACTCAGATGAGAGTTGGAAAAGTACAGATCAATTGCCAAATAAAACATGGGTAACTAATCAATTTGATGATAAATCGTGGAATCTAGTTAAAAATTATGGCACTCAAAATTGGGGACATTTAATCAATTTTACATTTAAAAATAAAGAAGGAACATTTGCAAGAGCAAGTCTTGTAAAACAACATCCTTTTATGAAAGCTTTAGGTAGGCCAAGTAGAGAAATTGTAACCACTTCTAGAGAGGAACAAGCTACATTATTACAAGCTTTAGAGTTAACAAATGGAGCTTTTTTTAATAGAACTTTAGAAGTTGGAGCTCAAGAATGGATTGATAATTACGGTCATAATAGTAAAAAAATTATAGAGGAATTATATTTAAGAGCATTGGGAAGAAATCCTACTAAGGAAGAAAAGAATATGCTAATGAATGCCTTAGGAGATCATCCACAAAAAGAGCAATTACAAGATGTCTTTTGGGCGATTTTAATGTCTCCAGAATTTCAGTTTATCTATTAA
- a CDS encoding DUF1501 domain-containing protein has translation MELHNSRREFIKKMAAASLATSASSIPLASFLSSCSPEVQKRAATADTVILLWMAGGMAHTETFDPKAYVPYEKGLNMNRVLSTFPKIPTVVDGLEFSEGLESIGSVMDKGAIIRSYKSADLGHILHTRHQYHWHTCYEPPQSVQAPHIGAWIAKELGPANPVIPPFISIGQRFTMGEAEELKAFHSAGFLGTEFGPFLIPDPSGGLESVRPPQGMSLKRFEARYKLFKELANKNKVMEQASDYQRESLMRSMEQSYRLLNSPEAKVFDLSQEPKEVYDTYNTGRFGLGCLLAKRLAMNGGRFISVSTEYEPFLGWDTHENGHTRAKKMKQLIDKPVAQLIKDLDESGHLDRTLVILASEFSRDAIMEGRPGETVKDQVSRQPDVINDEKFYGMHRHFTDGSSILMWGGGVKKGLIYGKTADERPCCSIENPVVIDQVHQSVYHALGIDPQTHYEIESRPFYTTPDGKGKPILDLFGNPITKSV, from the coding sequence ATGGAACTACATAATTCACGTAGAGAATTTATAAAAAAAATGGCAGCAGCTAGTTTAGCCACTTCGGCAAGTAGTATTCCTTTGGCTAGCTTTTTAAGTTCATGTTCACCGGAAGTTCAAAAAAGAGCAGCTACAGCTGATACTGTTATTTTGTTGTGGATGGCTGGAGGAATGGCACATACAGAAACCTTTGATCCAAAAGCATATGTTCCTTATGAAAAAGGATTAAATATGAATAGGGTTTTAAGTACTTTTCCAAAAATACCTACTGTAGTTGATGGACTAGAGTTTTCAGAGGGTTTAGAATCTATAGGAAGTGTTATGGATAAAGGTGCTATTATACGTTCGTATAAATCAGCTGACCTTGGGCATATATTACATACTCGTCATCAATATCATTGGCATACTTGTTATGAACCACCACAATCTGTACAGGCCCCTCATATAGGTGCTTGGATAGCCAAAGAGCTTGGACCAGCTAATCCTGTAATTCCTCCTTTTATTTCAATTGGTCAACGTTTTACTATGGGAGAGGCTGAAGAATTAAAAGCTTTTCATTCCGCAGGTTTTTTAGGTACTGAATTTGGTCCTTTTTTAATTCCTGATCCTTCAGGAGGTTTAGAAAGTGTCCGTCCGCCACAGGGAATGTCTTTAAAAAGGTTTGAGGCTCGCTATAAATTGTTTAAAGAATTAGCGAACAAGAATAAAGTCATGGAGCAAGCAAGTGATTATCAACGTGAATCTTTAATGAGATCTATGGAGCAATCTTATCGCTTATTAAATTCCCCAGAAGCTAAAGTGTTTGATTTGTCACAAGAACCCAAAGAAGTTTATGATACATATAATACGGGACGTTTTGGCTTAGGATGTTTGTTGGCAAAACGTTTGGCAATGAATGGTGGGAGGTTTATTAGTGTGTCTACAGAATATGAGCCTTTTTTAGGATGGGATACTCATGAAAACGGGCATACACGTGCAAAAAAAATGAAACAATTAATAGATAAACCGGTAGCTCAATTAATTAAGGATTTAGATGAAAGTGGACATTTAGATAGAACACTAGTTATTTTAGCGAGTGAATTTAGTCGTGATGCCATTATGGAAGGTAGACCAGGTGAAACGGTTAAAGATCAAGTTTCAAGACAGCCAGATGTTATTAATGATGAAAAATTTTATGGAATGCATCGTCATTTTACAGATGGAAGTTCCATTCTTATGTGGGGTGGAGGTGTTAAAAAAGGATTGATTTATGGAAAGACTGCAGATGAACGTCCATGTTGTTCTATAGAGAATCCGGTTGTTATAGATCAGGTACACCAATCAGTTTATCATGCTTTAGGAATAGATCCACAAACTCATTATGAAATAGAAAGTAGACCTTTTTATACTACCCCAGATGGAAAAGGAAAACCCATTTTAGATTTATTTGGAAATCCAATTACAAAATCGGTTTAA